DNA sequence from the Eptesicus fuscus isolate TK198812 chromosome 7, DD_ASM_mEF_20220401, whole genome shotgun sequence genome:
GAAGTCTgctaaataaaatcagtaaaactaaccctggccgggtgctcagtggttagagcattgggccACACATGGGGGATGGTAGGAGGGGGGGGTgtttttgggtttgattcccgctcaAAGGCAAgttatctgggttgcaggtttgatccccaatgcccaatgtgtctctctcatatcaacatttctctctagctctccctctcccttccactctaaaaatcaatggaaaaaatatcctcaggtgaggattaacaaaaaaagaaaaacagtaaaacTCACCCTTACTATAGATCTATAAGCCCTCTATCTGGCATTGGTCCAAGGAGTTGAACAGCTAGCCACTGCCACCACATAATGTCAAGGGCCAAAAATGTCAGGAGACAGAATCACAATCAATTCCACATTATCAAACCCAAGAAATTCTTTAGCCTCGGAAAGCTGAAATCAACTTGAATTGTCCCCAATTCAAATGTCACTACCTCCACCCAAGCAGTCCTTAATGATAGTAAAGAGAATTACTGAGTGGCTATTACACACCATGCACTCTGCTAGGACTTACAAAATGCAGGGTGTTgtttctgaataaaaataatcagagaCATCAAAGGAATAGAGCAAGGGCTCTCCAAATTGCTGGTGTTGACAAAGATTTGCTTCTCTTGCATTTTTACCCTCGATGGAAAATAACTGCCTTTTATCGGACTACACCCAGTTTGGCTCACAGAATTTGAAGAAATTATAACCTAGGTGACTAACTGAACATAGTAATCTCTACAGACTATAGGAGTTTGCCACGGttagcaaagttttttttttttttttaatgcctttattgatttcagggagagggagagagaaaaatatccatagtctgcctcctgcacgccccctactgggcatgtgccctgaccagaaatcaaaccagagacctcctggtgcatgagatgaagatcaaccaactgagccacactggccaagtggcaaagtgcttttaaataaaagatcAGATGCAAAGCTTAGAATACACTCACATCCTTCTCCTGGATGGTGCACTCCTTACAATAATAGGCATCAGAGACTCCGGGGCCTCCACAGATCACACAGCGCCCCTGATAGGAGCCGTAGTTACACTCATCACATATGCGCACCAGGGTGCAGGGACGCACATAGGAGTCACAGATCACACACTTGCCATCACCtgtgagaaaaagagaacagagTTATGTCCACTCGCAATTCCTTGCCCTCCTCCTGTTATGGGGAAAAACACGTCTCCTTAGACAGTGACTTTGGGGCCTTCTACTTTGGCATTACAAAACCTGGCTTACTTAGTGTTCATGTCAATCCCCACAACACAGAGGAAAAAGTTAATCAAGTAACAAGTAAAGAGCTGGGAACAGCATCTGGTGGATGGTAAGTCCATATAAATTATTGGCAAAAACTGTGTGTTGGGAGATGGGGGTCAAGCTACTTCCTATCCAAAGCTACAAATTTTCTCAAAACCTAAACATAGTGTCTAAAACGTGGAAGTTGGAgtagggaggtggaggaggcctTGGTTGCAGTCCGCCCTTCAGTGTTCACGTGCTTCCAGGCACATCTACCTAAAGCCCTCTTGCTGGCTCCACAGAAACTGAGTGTGCGGGGTGGGGTGTTTGGGAGGGCGTGTTCCACTTACATTTTTCACAGAGTCTTCCGATGGCTGCAAGATCAAAGACGGTAAAGAGTACAATTAGAATCAAGATTCTGACGAAGAGTAGAAAAACATCCTCGAGTTTGGGGTGGGAACAGAAGCAGGGACTGCAAAGAGCGATTTCATCCGCCTTAGCCTCACAAATTTTCCAAAGCCACACCTTCCTGAAGCCCCTCCCAGGTCCTGGACAAGGAGTTTCTCCGGACCGCACCCGGGGCCACCCGCCCCCGGCTCCCAGCACGCGATTCCCCGCCTTTTCATTGGAGGCCAAAAACCTGCGCGCTCCTACGCTACCCGGCGAAGGCGGGAAACGTGGCGCCTCCGAGGCACGACCTTGGGAAGAGATGGAACCTGACTCCCCAACTCCTAATACTACCCCCACCCAGAGAGCCGCGGCCATGGAAGCTGTCTCACCAACACCAGCCTGCTTGCGACAAAAAATCAAGTCCGGATGGTGTTTAGCCATAGTTCACGCTCAAGCCGGCCACCGGAAACTCCGGGAACTTCCGCCCGACCTTTAACCTCCATTGTTCCAGCCTCCTGGTCGCCGTGATTGGTCCTCTAGGCTTAGGGCGGCGTTCGCCAGTTTGGCACCAAGCCCCGCTCATTCTCGCGCGATCTAATCCCTACGTTCCAAACACTCGTTTCCGTTGTAGCGGGGGAGCCAAGCCAAGTCCTGGCAGGCCTGTGAGTCATAAAAAAGTCTTTGCCCGATTTGGATGGAAGAGAAATAAGAAGTACAAATAACAAGTTTGCCCTTCGATAAGACGTCTTTGTCGGGTATTCTACAAATGTAGTTATGCAGTTTTTCCCTCTTGTTCGTTGCTAACCCGGGAGCACCGCCCACTGGGCTCGCGGGCTCTGCAGCCTCTGGAAGCCCCGCCTTCTCCGTGACGCCACTtgcctcaggccacgccccctgtccgAAGGCTTTAAATTCGTTGTGTGGCACGTCACTTTCACGCGACCTCATCTTTGTCAGTGTACAAAATGGCGCCttacagcctcctggtgacccgGCTGCAGGTGAGCGAGCTCGGGGCCCTCTGGGTTCACGGGGGCGGAGTGCCTTCCAGTCTGCCTGCGGCTGTGGGCGAGGCGATGCCAGGCAGGCCCGGCTGGCGGTGACGTTTTGTTTACCTGTCACGGCCGTGGGCCCTGCGCCGCTGCCGGGTCCTCTAGTGCCTGAGGTCAGGGCGTCCCCGCGCTGTCagctctcccagccctgcccccgccctgcgGGAAGTGTGGGTGAAAGACGTGGCGGCCGGGTAAAGAACGAAGGCACTTCTTTTTGAGGACGGTACTCTCTTTCCCCATAGGGTTTCTTTCTGTCCCTCAAGGTGAGGACAAGGTGACTGGGGGGTATGGGCGTTGTTGAGCCCGCTAGCCCCAGAGCTTTAAGGCCTCACTTCTCATCTCTCCGCAGCAGAGACTTGCTAGCTAGGTGCATTCATAGTTGCCAGGTCTGGAGACTGGAGAAGAAACTAGTGTCCTGTTCCATCTTCTGAGGATTCTGTGGAATACATGGCCAAGAATGAAAGGGGGGGGGTGTCTTCAGGCCCCAGATGTAAATAGTAATAACAGTAATCTCTCACGTTTGCACAACATTGCAAGATTGTTTTAATTGCTGATCATATTTTAAGTCATAAAATTATCTGGTGAAATGATTACTCTCATTTGATAAGGAATGAAATTGCTAGAAAGTAGGTGAAAGTTACTGCTGTCACCGAAGTGGCCTGAGCATCTTGTCCTATAGCCCCTCTGTCCTCCTTGTTCATGTCAGCCTGTCCTCACAGAACTTTCCGAGCCACAGAGCGATTTTTGagctaacatttatatttttgagaGTACCAGAATGGAGTCTTTTGAGCTCATAATTAGTTGCTTTTCAGCTACTAGATGAAAGGGTAAAGAGACTCAACAGTTTGACCTTGACTCTCCTGTTATGAACCATCTAGAAAACCTACTGTAACTGCCAGATGGGCTTTTCACTTCTAACATGACAGCCCTAGGAAGGTGTATACGCAGTGGTTCAATGTCTAgcatatattttgttaataaaaataaagcagttaTTTGTAAACATTCTCAGAAAATCTTTTAACTCTGTGAATCTACTTTGAATCAAGTAGCAcaactctgattttaaaaagaaattgttacATGCTGTCCTCAGCAAGCATTATGTTActagaagttatttttttttttatcattttgcttAAATTTAAACCATATGTTTAAATCATTAATCTTAAAAATACTCTGACCTCTCAATTCTGGGCAAAGACAAGGGATTTTCCCTAATTACTACTTCAGATCTTTTGATACTCCAGGTTAACACTGTGGAAATACTGTAGTTGTTTCTTCCTGATCCTGCTGTCCCAAGATGTAGTGAAGTCAGGGaagattatttaagaaaaatgattacAGACTTATGGAGCTTGGAAGAAAGGACTAATGTCACAGTATTTTTTAACTGAAAAGGGATTTGGAAAGCATGAGTGTTAGCTCAATGTAGAAAGAGATCTGGGCTATAGTTTATATTCTACCCTGaccctgtgaccttgaacaagttacttctGTATcctggtttcttcatctgtcattTGGCTTCCATTCAGATTGTTATGATGATTGTTATAAAGTCATGAGACAGTTTATGATCATCATGTAGTCCAACTTCCTCTTTTACAGATAGACAAAATCCAAGACCTTGAGAGCCTGGGTGACTTCCAGGGACAGAGTCAGGATTAAAATTCAGGTCTGTTCATTAAGATGAATGAACGACATTATGCCACATTACCTCCTAATAGCCAGGCTGTGTTAAGTAATGGCCAAATGGCCAGCTAACACTGTCCTCTGATACCTTGTAAATTTACCTCTTTTGTGTTTAGCTCCATTGGAGTTGTGATGGAACTACCTTGCTTGTCATGTCTGCAGAACTCTGTCTATGCATTAAATATTGTCCTACCTCATTCACCACATATGGCATTATATGAGCACCCATGGCTTGCTTCAGATACAATGATAAGCAAAGCAGACAATTCCTGTCCTCATGCAGTTTCcactatattaaaatgtattctaCTTCAGAGAACCTTGAAGGTCTTTCTCagccaaaatatttttcttctgcccttgactggaccgAAGGTGAAGGTAGATAATAGAATGATGGCAATTATAGTACCACTAGCTAACATTTACCTTACTGTGTACCAGTAATCTCACATGACCCTTGAGATAAGGCAAGCATATTAGCCCTgtcttatagatgaagaaacaggatTAGAGCAGAAGCATAATgtaatggttaagagcatggatTCTTGCATCACACTACCTTATTTGAATGCTGGCTCTAATACTCACTAGCTGTAACTTTGGGCACGTTACTGCACTCTCTATgcctgtttcttcacctgtaagataacagataataatagtacttcaGACTGATCTAGTAATCATATAGTTGCCAAGTATTTAGAACCCTGCCTGCATGTAGTAAgtgttattaagtaaaataaaataaacttgtcTAGGGCCTTATCACTAGCAGAGGTCATTTGAATTAGCACCTTTCTGTTCCAAAGCCTGAGGTCCCAGCCACTGTACTATTCTGCTTTCTTTGGGCACCAAGATTCAGCCTGTTGCCCAGGGTACCATTAATGCTCCAGAAGCTGAGAA
Encoded proteins:
- the PHF5A gene encoding PHD finger-like domain-containing protein 5A, producing the protein MAKHHPDLIFCRKQAGVAIGRLCEKCDGKCVICDSYVRPCTLVRICDECNYGSYQGRCVICGGPGVSDAYYCKECTIQEKDRDGCPKIVNLGSSKTDLFYERKKYGFKKR